A single region of the Gammaproteobacteria bacterium genome encodes:
- a CDS encoding DEAD/DEAH box helicase, with the protein MKSATMFIPIDEKQLQANVSHAYFQRGLDYYNQGKVIHLDQDSNQVLHGKVTGRGKTYQQEVTFNKVGDKWRFYGSCSCPLSENCKHVVALLLEALERTESATASTFMPSIATATAQTNSFNLEMWQQKMASALIESRPLPSPIETAQTGLVYSLSQQQNSTNNRLNLNAYKTRRLLKGGYGVRQAISLDEIYDSYKGHITPIDRQIATRLINDHRYSYGNNPVAGEDGAIALRQLLETQRCYYGDITGSAKQHPLRFGEDVSAHFDWIEHPDESKSLHIRLENHPHGLIAPTLPPFYIDPQSGLCGEIDQPLNDTLFLQLLNLPTLTPAEQKQASMMFNQLHINEIVPPPVELQQILIDQPVRAQLTLSRLSEEFSNAHSARLEFDYGEILLGGDELRSEPHSTLMRNDNVYQIQRDLQGEEQILQRLAQFGFAANIGDQDEVLELVIPADSRQDSAFLWQKFIRAIPELEAEGWIIETEDSFQMRFEQIEQIDAHVKADGHDWFNIGMSIKIGKRKMDLLPLISQWLEEVKDPNSNAPIFIEHRPNEWVEVAAKLIRPIAQTLIELFDHKGATLRLPTQNASRLHKLERLLGSSTLNWRGGKKLRQLGEKLQNFDGIKTLTVPKSLQAELRPYQQMGLNWLGFLRDYGFGGILADDMGLGKTVQTLALLLSEKEARRMKKPSLIVAPTSLLGNWRFEAQRFAPKLKVLIYHGAKRKPLLEEFHHYDVIITNYPLLARDTELLMAASDYHYLVLDEAQTIKNPKAQAAKAARLLKVKHRLCLTGTPMENHLGELWALFDFLMPGFMGNSKQFGKLFRAPIEKKGDGDRRTELVERINPFLLRRTKQEVAPELPPKSEILRMVEMEPDQRRLYETIRVAMVKKVRQLLAAKGLRRSRIEMLDALLKLRQVCCDPQLVKLASARKVKHSAKLELLMDMLPEMLAEGRRILIFSQFTSMLALIEARLQKINIDYTKLTGQTRKRQEAIEAFQNGDVPVFLISIKAGGTGLNLTAADTVIHYDPWWNPAVENQATDRAYRIGQDKPVFVYKLICEESVEEKVLELQKKKQQLADGIYGKAEGEESKTLTADELLDLFSG; encoded by the coding sequence ATGAAATCAGCCACCATGTTTATCCCCATTGATGAAAAGCAACTCCAAGCCAATGTCAGTCACGCCTATTTTCAACGCGGTCTCGATTATTACAACCAAGGCAAAGTGATTCACCTCGATCAAGACAGCAATCAAGTTTTGCACGGCAAAGTAACGGGGCGAGGCAAGACCTACCAACAAGAGGTCACATTTAATAAAGTTGGAGACAAATGGCGTTTTTACGGCAGTTGCAGCTGCCCCCTGAGCGAGAATTGCAAACATGTGGTTGCACTGCTGTTAGAAGCCCTAGAACGGACAGAATCGGCCACGGCCAGCACCTTCATGCCCTCCATCGCCACGGCCACCGCCCAGACAAACTCTTTTAATCTAGAGATGTGGCAGCAGAAAATGGCTTCCGCACTGATTGAGTCTCGCCCCTTACCCTCTCCCATCGAAACTGCACAAACGGGCCTTGTTTACAGTCTAAGTCAGCAACAAAACAGCACCAATAACCGGCTGAATCTCAACGCCTATAAAACCCGCCGTTTACTCAAGGGCGGTTACGGTGTCAGACAAGCCATCTCACTGGATGAGATCTACGACAGTTACAAAGGCCATATCACCCCCATAGATCGACAAATTGCCACCCGACTGATCAATGACCATCGCTATTCCTATGGCAACAACCCCGTAGCCGGAGAAGACGGTGCCATTGCCTTGCGTCAGTTGCTGGAGACACAACGCTGCTATTACGGCGACATCACCGGCTCAGCAAAACAACACCCCTTGCGCTTCGGCGAGGATGTCAGCGCCCACTTTGATTGGATCGAACACCCCGACGAGAGTAAAAGCCTGCACATTCGGCTGGAAAACCATCCGCATGGCCTGATCGCCCCCACTCTGCCGCCGTTTTACATCGACCCACAGAGCGGCCTCTGCGGCGAGATTGATCAGCCCCTCAACGACACCCTATTTTTACAACTGCTGAACCTGCCCACCTTGACACCCGCCGAGCAAAAACAGGCCAGCATGATGTTCAATCAGCTGCACATTAACGAAATCGTGCCGCCACCCGTCGAACTGCAACAGATCCTGATCGACCAACCTGTGCGCGCCCAACTGACCCTCAGCCGTCTCTCAGAGGAGTTCTCCAACGCACACTCCGCCCGTTTGGAATTCGATTACGGCGAAATTTTACTGGGTGGTGATGAATTAAGATCCGAACCCCACTCAACCCTGATGCGTAACGACAACGTGTATCAAATTCAACGCGACCTTCAAGGTGAAGAGCAGATTTTGCAACGGCTCGCCCAATTTGGTTTTGCTGCCAACATTGGCGATCAAGATGAAGTATTGGAACTGGTGATTCCCGCAGACAGTCGGCAAGACTCTGCTTTTTTATGGCAAAAATTTATCCGCGCCATTCCCGAGTTGGAAGCAGAAGGCTGGATAATCGAGACTGAAGACAGCTTCCAGATGCGCTTTGAACAGATCGAACAAATTGACGCGCATGTCAAAGCCGACGGCCACGACTGGTTTAATATCGGCATGAGCATCAAAATTGGCAAGCGAAAAATGGATCTGCTGCCCCTCATCAGCCAGTGGCTGGAAGAGGTCAAAGACCCCAACAGTAACGCGCCTATTTTTATTGAACACCGCCCCAACGAGTGGGTAGAGGTCGCCGCCAAACTGATCCGCCCCATCGCTCAAACTCTGATCGAACTGTTTGATCACAAAGGAGCCACTCTGCGTCTGCCAACGCAAAACGCCTCCCGTCTACACAAACTGGAACGGCTGCTCGGCAGCAGTACACTCAACTGGCGCGGTGGCAAAAAACTGCGCCAACTGGGCGAAAAACTGCAAAACTTCGACGGCATCAAAACCCTAACCGTGCCAAAAAGCCTGCAAGCAGAACTGCGTCCCTATCAACAAATGGGCTTGAACTGGCTTGGCTTTCTACGCGACTACGGCTTTGGCGGAATTTTGGCCGATGACATGGGGCTGGGCAAAACCGTGCAAACCTTGGCGCTGCTGCTGAGTGAAAAAGAGGCGCGGCGGATGAAAAAACCAAGCCTGATCGTCGCCCCCACCAGTCTGCTCGGCAACTGGCGTTTTGAAGCGCAGCGTTTCGCCCCCAAGCTCAAGGTTTTAATTTATCACGGTGCCAAACGCAAACCGCTGCTGGAAGAGTTTCATCATTACGACGTGATCATCACCAACTACCCCTTGCTGGCGCGAGACACCGAGCTGTTGATGGCCGCCAGCGACTACCATTATCTGGTCTTAGACGAAGCCCAGACGATCAAAAACCCCAAAGCACAAGCGGCCAAAGCCGCTCGTCTGCTCAAGGTCAAACACCGCCTCTGCCTAACCGGCACACCGATGGAGAACCATCTCGGCGAGCTGTGGGCGCTGTTCGACTTTCTGATGCCTGGTTTTATGGGCAACAGCAAGCAGTTCGGCAAACTGTTCCGCGCCCCCATCGAGAAAAAAGGCGACGGCGACCGACGCACCGAATTGGTGGAACGCATCAACCCCTTCTTGCTGCGCCGCACCAAACAAGAAGTTGCACCAGAGCTGCCGCCCAAAAGCGAAATTCTGCGCATGGTGGAGATGGAGCCGGATCAGCGTCGCCTGTATGAAACCATTCGTGTGGCGATGGTCAAAAAAGTCCGCCAATTGCTGGCCGCCAAAGGTCTGCGCCGTTCCCGCATCGAAATGTTAGACGCGCTGCTGAAACTGCGCCAAGTCTGCTGCGACCCACAACTGGTCAAACTGGCCAGCGCCCGCAAGGTCAAACACTCGGCCAAATTGGAGCTGTTGATGGACATGCTGCCCGAGATGCTGGCAGAAGGCCGCCGCATTCTGATTTTCTCCCAGTTCACCAGCATGTTGGCCTTAATCGAAGCTCGACTGCAAAAAATCAACATCGACTACACAAAATTAACCGGCCAAACGCGCAAACGCCAAGAGGCCATTGAGGCGTTTCAAAACGGCGACGTACCGGTGTTTTTGATCAGTATTAAAGCCGGTGGCACCGGCCTCAACCTTACCGCTGCCGACACCGTAATTCACTACGACCCGTGGTGGAATCCCGCAGTGGAGAACCAAGCCACCGACCGCGCGTACCGCATTGGCCAAGACAAACCGGTGTTTGTCTACAAACTGATCTGCGAAGAGAGCGTAGAAGAAAAAGTGCTTGAGCTGCAAAAGAAAAAACAGCAACTGGCCGATGGCATTTATGGCAAAGCCGAAGGTGAAGAGAGCAAAACGCTTACCGCTGATGAGTTATTGGATCTGTTTTCGGGTTAA